A single region of the Manihot esculenta cultivar AM560-2 chromosome 12, M.esculenta_v8, whole genome shotgun sequence genome encodes:
- the LOC110628113 gene encoding serine/threonine protein phosphatase 2A 59 kDa regulatory subunit B' gamma isoform — translation MIKQILGKLPRKPSKSSNTDSNNDGGVNAFSSLNSSHGPNSTSKSSSISSKSTNSGLGASRMNNGTIAPQNKSNQGKKSASVAGQVDPVLASGVYEPLPNFRDVPSSEKQNLFVRKLNMCCVVFDFSDPSKNVKEKDIKRQTLHELVDYISSATSKFNEVTMQEITKMVAANLFRTLPSVNHDNKILEMFDPEEDEPTMEPAWPHLQMVYEFLLRFVASTETDAKLAKRYIDHSFVLKLLDLFDSEDQREREYLKTILHRIYGKFMVHRPFIRKSINNIFYRFIFETERHNGVAELLEILGSIINGFALPLKEEHKLFLVRALIPLHKPKCVAMYHQQLSYCITQFVEKDVKLADTVIRGLLKYWPITNSSKEVMFLGELEEVLEATQAAEFQRCMIPLFRQIGHCLNSSHFQVAERALFLWNNDHIRNLITQNSKVILPIIFPALERNTRGHWNQAVQSLTLNVRKIFSDADQELFDECLVKFQEDEVKEREIQEKRESIWKRLEDVAASKAISNEAVLVSRFASVAITTGTSPRATAGS, via the exons atgatcaaacagataTTGGGCAAGCTACCTCGAAAACCCTCAAAATCCTCGAATACTGACTCAAACAATGACGGTGGGGTCAATGCCTTTTCGTCTCTAAATTCTTCCCATGGACCCAATAGCACCTCAAAGTCTTCATCCATTTCCTCAAAGTCTACCAACTCGGGTTTGGGTGCTTCACGCATGAACAATGGGACCATTGCCCCACAGAACAAATCGAATCAAGGGAAAAAATCCGCCTCTGTTGCAGGTCAAGTGGATCCCGTGTTGGCTTCTGGGGTTTACGAGCCATTGCCTAACTTCAGGGATGTTCCCAGTTCAGAGAAGCAGAATCTCTTTGTTAGAAAGTTGAACATGTGCTGTGTTGTGTTTGATTTTAGTGATCCCTCTAAAAATGTTAAGGAGAAGGACATTAAAAGGCAGACTTTGCATGAGCTTGTTGATTATATTTCTTCTGCGACATCAAAGTTTAACGAGGTGACAATGCAAGAGATTACAAAGATGGTTGCAGCTAATTTGTTTAGAACACTTCCATCTGTGAATCATGATAACAAGATTCTAGAAATGTTTGACCCAGAGGAGGATGAACCCACCATGGAGCCGGCATGGCCTCATCTTCAAATGGTGTATGAGTTCCTTCTTAGATTTGTGGCTTCAACAGAGACTGATGCCAAGCTTGCCAAGAGATACATTGATCATTCGTTTGTGTTGAAATTGCTAGATTTGTTTGATTCTGAGGACCAAAGGGAGAGGGAGTATTTGAAGACGATACTGCATCGCATTTATGGGAAATTTATGGTACATCGACCATTTATTAGGAAATCCATTAACAATATCTTTTACCGTTTCATATTTGAAACGGAGAGGCATAATGGAGTTGCGGAATTGCTTGAGATATTGGGCAGCATAATTAACGGGTTTGCTTTGCCCTTGAAGGAAGAGCACAAGCTCTTTCTAGTCCGTGCTTTGATTCCTCTTCACAAGCCCAAGTGTGTAGCTATGTACCATCAACAACTTTCGTACTGTATCACTCAATTTGTGGAAAAAGATGTCAAGCTTGCTGATACTGTAATTCGAGGTCTTCTAAAATATTGGCCCATAACTAATAGTTCCAAGGAGGTTATGTTCCTTGGTGAGTTGGAGGAAGTTTTAGAAGCCACTCAGGCAGCAGAATTTCAGCGTTGCATGATCCCCTTATTCCGTCAAATTGGTCACTGTCTCAACAGCTCACATTTTCAG GTGGCTGAACGTGCATTGTTTTTGTGGAACAATGATCACATAAGGAATTTGATCACACAAAACAGTAAAGTGATATTGCCTATAATCTTCCCTGCTTTGGAGAGAAACACAAGAGGTCACTGGAACCAAGCTGTTCAGAGTCTGACACTGAATGTGAGGAAGATATTCTCAGATGCTGATCAAGAACTTTTTGATGAGTGCTTGGTTAAATTCCAAGAAGATGAAGTGAAGGAGAGAGAAATACAGGAGAAGAGAGAATCAATATGGAAAAGACTGGAGGATGTAGCGGCCTCTAAGGCCATAAGCAATGAGGCTGTGCTTGTCTCAAGGTTTGCCTCTGTAGCAATTACAACTGGGACAAGTCCACGGGCTACTGCTGGTAGTTGA
- the LOC110628563 gene encoding uncharacterized protein LOC110628563 isoform X2, translating into MFQLGHCNGVFQYPKLSPLVHLRRERTPTKMSLQGQSVPSRTQRIMESIAVSGEVGGAGGAYSYNALKRLDKIWSSICSTQTVSQEPPQVVSSFPHVSSHSDLTGKKVDRFDVIVCGGTLGIFIATTLSAKGLRVGIVERNILKGREQEWNISKKELLELVEVGILTEDDIEQATAATFNPNRCGFEDKGEIWVEDILNLGVSPVKLIEVMKKRFISLGGVILEGYSVSNICVYEDAAVLQLVEGNTLSSRLIIDAMGNFSPVVKQIRRGRKPDGVCLVVGSCARGFKENSTSDVIYSSSSVKKIGDSELQYFWEAFPAGSGPIDRTIYMFTYVNPQPGLPKLEDLLEDYWDLMPKYQGVSLENLEILRVVYGIFPTYRDSPMPAAFNRVLQFGDASGIQSPVSFGGFGSLTRHIRRLSTGIYDAIDGDFLDADSLSLLNPYMSMQKLGDPVLRPFLQDVIQLEPLAKTLGLVMLTKPQILPSIFKQVGIPVLLDWSGHFFMLSYYTFLSSFADPVIRPLLHVFPSKIQFEWKRHLEAWKYGSGLDYKL; encoded by the exons ATGTTTCAGCTTGGACATTGTAATGGGGTTTTTCAGTACCCAAAATTGAGCCCACTGGTTCATTTAAGAAGGGAGAGAACTCCGACGAAAATGTCCTTGCAAGGACAATCTGTTCCCTCTAGAACCCAG AGGATAATGGAGAGCATTGCAGTAAGTGGTGAAGTTGGTGGTGCTGGCGGTGCATACTCATATAATGCTCTAAAGAGATTGGACAAGATTTGGTCTAGCATCTGTTCTACACAAACAG TTTCCCAAGAACCACCACAAGTAGTTTCTAGTTTTCCACATGTGTCCAGTCATTCTGATCTGACTGGCAAAAAAGTAGACAGATTTGATGTCATAGTTTGTGGAGGCACTTTGGGGATCTTCATTGCCACAACATTGAGTGCGAAAGGTCTTCGAGTCGGCATTGTCGAAAGAAATATACTAAAAGGG AGGGAACAAGAATGGAATATCTCAAAGAAAGAGCTTTTGGAGCTGGTAGAAGTTGGTATTCTCACAGAGGACGATATTGAACAAGCTACAGCTGCGACATTCAATCCT AACAGATGTGGATTTGAGGATAAAGGCGAAATCTGGGTTGAAGACATTCTTAATCTTGGTGTTTC GCCTGTAAAGCTTATAGAGGTTATGAAGAAACGGTTTATTTCTCTAGGTGGAGTCATCTTAGAAGGCTATAGTGTCTCCAACATCTGTGTATACGAGGATGCAGCA GTCTTGCAACTTGTCGAGGGGAATACCTTATCATCACGTCTTATCATTGATGCAATGGGGAACTTTTCACCCGTCGTCAAGCAG ATAAGAAGAGGAAGGAAGCCTGATGGTGTTTGCCTTGTTGTTGGGTCCTGTGCTCGTGGTTTTAAAGAAAATTCTACAAGTGATGTCATATATAGTAGTTCATCTGTTAAGAAAATTGGAGACTCGGAACTACAATATTTTTGGGAG GCATTTCCAGCTGGCTCTGGTCCTATAGATCGTACTATATATATGTTCACCTATGTTAATCCTCAACCTGGATTACCCAAATTGGAAGACTTATTAGAAGACTATTGGGATTTGATGCCTAAATATCAG GGAGTTTCCCTTGAAAATCTGGAGATTCTGAGAGTTGTATATGGTATTTTCCCTACGTATCGTGACAG TCCGATGCCAGCAGCATTCAATCGTGTCTTGCAG TTTGGTGATGCTAGTGGCATACAGTCACCTGTGTCATTTGGTGGGTTTGGGAGCTTGACAAGGCATATCAGGAGATTGTCAACTG GAATATATGATGCGATTGATGGCGATTTTCTTGATGCAGACAGCTTGTCCCTACTAAATCCATACATG AGTATGCAG AAGCTAGGCGATCCAGTTTTAAGACCTTTCCTTCAG GATGTTATACAGTTAGAGCCTCTTGCCAAGACATTAGGCCTTGTTATGCTGACTAAACCTCAAATTCTCCCTTCAATATTTAAGCAG GTTGGTATTCCCGTGCTTCTGGACTGGTCCGGCCATTTTTTTATGCTCAGTTACTATACTTTTTTATCCAGCTTTGCCGACCCCGTAATCAG ACCATTATTACATGTGTTTCCATCAAAGATTCAGTTTGAGTGGAAGCGGCATCTTGAGGCTTGGAAATATGGATCTGGTTTAGATTACAAGCTATGA
- the LOC110628563 gene encoding uncharacterized protein LOC110628563 isoform X1, which yields MFQLGHCNGVFQYPKLSPLVHLRRERTPTKMSLQGQSVPSRTQRIMESIAVSGEVGGAGGAYSYNALKRLDKIWSSICSTQTVSQEPPQVVSSFPHVSSHSDLTGKKVDRFDVIVCGGTLGIFIATTLSAKGLRVGIVERNILKGREQEWNISKKELLELVEVGILTEDDIEQATAATFNPNRCGFEDKGEIWVEDILNLGVSPVKLIEVMKKRFISLGGVILEGYSVSNICVYEDAAVLQLVEGNTLSSRLIIDAMGNFSPVVKQIRRGRKPDGVCLVVGSCARGFKENSTSDVIYSSSSVKKIGDSELQYFWEAFPAGSGPIDRTIYMFTYVNPQPGLPKLEDLLEDYWDLMPKYQGVSLENLEILRVVYGIFPTYRDSPMPAAFNRVLQFGDASGIQSPVSFGGFGSLTRHIRRLSTGIYDAIDGDFLDADSLSLLNPYMPNLSASWLFQKAMSAKQNSNVSPEFINELLHVNFQSMQKLGDPVLRPFLQDVIQLEPLAKTLGLVMLTKPQILPSIFKQVGIPVLLDWSGHFFMLSYYTFLSSFADPVIRPLLHVFPSKIQFEWKRHLEAWKYGSGLDYKL from the exons ATGTTTCAGCTTGGACATTGTAATGGGGTTTTTCAGTACCCAAAATTGAGCCCACTGGTTCATTTAAGAAGGGAGAGAACTCCGACGAAAATGTCCTTGCAAGGACAATCTGTTCCCTCTAGAACCCAG AGGATAATGGAGAGCATTGCAGTAAGTGGTGAAGTTGGTGGTGCTGGCGGTGCATACTCATATAATGCTCTAAAGAGATTGGACAAGATTTGGTCTAGCATCTGTTCTACACAAACAG TTTCCCAAGAACCACCACAAGTAGTTTCTAGTTTTCCACATGTGTCCAGTCATTCTGATCTGACTGGCAAAAAAGTAGACAGATTTGATGTCATAGTTTGTGGAGGCACTTTGGGGATCTTCATTGCCACAACATTGAGTGCGAAAGGTCTTCGAGTCGGCATTGTCGAAAGAAATATACTAAAAGGG AGGGAACAAGAATGGAATATCTCAAAGAAAGAGCTTTTGGAGCTGGTAGAAGTTGGTATTCTCACAGAGGACGATATTGAACAAGCTACAGCTGCGACATTCAATCCT AACAGATGTGGATTTGAGGATAAAGGCGAAATCTGGGTTGAAGACATTCTTAATCTTGGTGTTTC GCCTGTAAAGCTTATAGAGGTTATGAAGAAACGGTTTATTTCTCTAGGTGGAGTCATCTTAGAAGGCTATAGTGTCTCCAACATCTGTGTATACGAGGATGCAGCA GTCTTGCAACTTGTCGAGGGGAATACCTTATCATCACGTCTTATCATTGATGCAATGGGGAACTTTTCACCCGTCGTCAAGCAG ATAAGAAGAGGAAGGAAGCCTGATGGTGTTTGCCTTGTTGTTGGGTCCTGTGCTCGTGGTTTTAAAGAAAATTCTACAAGTGATGTCATATATAGTAGTTCATCTGTTAAGAAAATTGGAGACTCGGAACTACAATATTTTTGGGAG GCATTTCCAGCTGGCTCTGGTCCTATAGATCGTACTATATATATGTTCACCTATGTTAATCCTCAACCTGGATTACCCAAATTGGAAGACTTATTAGAAGACTATTGGGATTTGATGCCTAAATATCAG GGAGTTTCCCTTGAAAATCTGGAGATTCTGAGAGTTGTATATGGTATTTTCCCTACGTATCGTGACAG TCCGATGCCAGCAGCATTCAATCGTGTCTTGCAG TTTGGTGATGCTAGTGGCATACAGTCACCTGTGTCATTTGGTGGGTTTGGGAGCTTGACAAGGCATATCAGGAGATTGTCAACTG GAATATATGATGCGATTGATGGCGATTTTCTTGATGCAGACAGCTTGTCCCTACTAAATCCATACATG CCCAATTTAAGTGCTTCATGGTTATTTCAAAAAGCAATGTCAGCAAAGCAAAACTCTAATGTTTCTCCAGAATTTATTAATGAGCTTCTTCATGTCAATTTCCAGAGTATGCAG AAGCTAGGCGATCCAGTTTTAAGACCTTTCCTTCAG GATGTTATACAGTTAGAGCCTCTTGCCAAGACATTAGGCCTTGTTATGCTGACTAAACCTCAAATTCTCCCTTCAATATTTAAGCAG GTTGGTATTCCCGTGCTTCTGGACTGGTCCGGCCATTTTTTTATGCTCAGTTACTATACTTTTTTATCCAGCTTTGCCGACCCCGTAATCAG ACCATTATTACATGTGTTTCCATCAAAGATTCAGTTTGAGTGGAAGCGGCATCTTGAGGCTTGGAAATATGGATCTGGTTTAGATTACAAGCTATGA